One Brachyspira pilosicoli P43/6/78 genomic window carries:
- a CDS encoding VOC family protein, producing the protein MIREVMHIGITVSNMEKSIHFYKDILGLTFKGEAMMEGKETDLLFNMKGVKVKIAYLNGSDNIIAPPIELLQFINEEAKKDTSQLNKISISEICFRVENIDEMYKHLIKNNVECLSEPQYFDFENYGFGKSKALYFRDPDGIILELMENI; encoded by the coding sequence ATGATTAGAGAAGTAATGCATATAGGCATCACAGTAAGCAATATGGAAAAATCTATACATTTTTACAAAGATATATTAGGGCTAACTTTTAAAGGCGAAGCTATGATGGAAGGCAAAGAAACAGATTTATTATTTAATATGAAAGGAGTAAAAGTAAAAATAGCATACCTTAATGGAAGCGATAATATAATAGCTCCTCCAATAGAGCTTTTGCAATTTATAAATGAAGAAGCTAAAAAAGATACTTCTCAATTAAATAAAATATCTATTTCTGAGATTTGTTTTAGAGTTGAGAATATAGATGAAATGTATAAACATCTAATAAAAAACAATGTAGAATGTTTATCAGAGCCTCAATATTTTGACTTTGAAAATTACGGATTTGGTAAGAGTAAAGCTTTATATTTTAGAGACCCTGATGGTATCATATTAGAACTAATGGAGAATATATAA
- the purF gene encoding amidophosphoribosyltransferase encodes MNEFFKCDKPKEECGVFGIYSKEIKKDILKTLNYALYALQHRGQESAGITVSNYKHLFTYKSMGLVSDLFSSNIPKETEGNIAIGHVRYSTTGASKIENAQPLENLFRLGQIAIAHNGNLTNAYQLRDKLEQEGATFNATSDSEVIIKLIARKTVNNFIDGIKETINIIEGAFALVIVVDGKLIGVRDPHGIRPLSLGTNSNGDYFLASESCALDAVGAKFVRDIEAGEMVIIDDNGIQSIKYKNTKLKNYPCAFEHIYFARPESNIDGINVYNVRFQTGVLLAKKNTVDADIVIGVQDSGTIAALGFAKESGIPYSIGLVKNRYIGRTFIMPEQSSREETVKLKFNPLKHLIDGKKVILIDDSLVRGTTSKILIDIVRKAGAKEVHFRSASPVIKNPCYYGVDISSKKELIGAKLSVEEIRKEINADTLEYLSIEDMFKALGGTNYCIGCFNGEYPTSIPKE; translated from the coding sequence ATGAATGAATTTTTTAAATGCGACAAACCTAAAGAAGAATGCGGAGTATTTGGAATATACTCAAAAGAAATAAAAAAAGACATATTAAAAACTCTTAACTATGCACTATACGCTCTTCAGCATAGAGGTCAGGAAAGTGCTGGAATAACTGTATCAAATTATAAACATTTATTTACTTATAAATCTATGGGACTTGTTTCAGATTTATTTTCTAGTAACATACCTAAAGAAACAGAAGGAAATATTGCTATAGGTCATGTAAGATATTCTACTACAGGAGCAAGCAAAATAGAAAATGCTCAGCCTCTTGAAAACTTATTTAGATTAGGTCAAATAGCTATAGCACATAACGGCAACCTTACTAATGCATATCAATTGAGAGATAAATTAGAACAAGAAGGTGCTACATTTAATGCTACTTCAGACAGCGAAGTTATAATAAAATTAATAGCAAGAAAAACTGTAAATAATTTTATAGACGGAATAAAAGAGACTATCAATATAATTGAGGGAGCTTTTGCTTTGGTTATAGTGGTAGACGGAAAGTTAATTGGAGTTAGAGACCCTCATGGAATACGTCCTTTATCATTAGGAACTAATTCTAATGGAGATTATTTTTTAGCTTCTGAATCTTGTGCTTTAGATGCTGTGGGAGCTAAATTTGTACGCGATATAGAAGCAGGCGAAATGGTGATTATAGATGATAATGGTATTCAATCTATAAAATATAAAAATACTAAATTAAAAAACTATCCTTGTGCATTTGAGCATATATATTTTGCAAGACCTGAAAGCAATATAGATGGAATTAACGTATATAATGTAAGATTTCAAACAGGTGTTTTACTTGCCAAAAAAAATACAGTAGATGCTGATATTGTAATAGGTGTACAAGACTCTGGAACTATTGCCGCATTGGGATTTGCAAAAGAAAGCGGTATTCCTTATAGCATTGGTTTGGTTAAAAACAGATATATTGGAAGAACATTTATTATGCCGGAGCAGTCAAGCAGAGAAGAAACTGTTAAATTAAAATTCAATCCTCTAAAGCATTTAATAGACGGTAAAAAAGTTATATTAATAGATGATTCACTCGTAAGAGGTACTACAAGTAAAATACTTATTGATATAGTGAGAAAAGCAGGTGCTAAAGAAGTGCATTTTAGGTCAGCTTCACCTGTTATAAAAAACCCTTGCTATTATGGTGTAGATATATCTTCCAAAAAAGAACTTATAGGAGCAAAACTCTCTGTAGAAGAGATTCGCAAAGAAATTAATGCTGATACTTTAGAATATTTATCTATAGAAGATATGTTTAAAGCTTTAGGCGGAACTAATTATTGTATAGGTTGTTTTAACGGAGAATATCCTACATCAATACCTAAAGAATAA
- a CDS encoding signal recognition particle protein, translated as MFDNLTKSISNVFSKLRDKKVLSEKDIEDTLIGIKEALLSADVSLEAADKFLEEAKKRAIGKERLENVDPANQFVADVHDTLVSMIGEGESGLKLEPVEKTTVTLLFGLQGSGKTTTSAKLAKYYKDKRRVFLVGLDVHRPAAMEQLAVLAKEVGVPCHIDTKEKKPYKILKRAMSIAKKEQYNMIIVDTAGRLEIDEEMMLELRRVVNSVDVTEKLLVVDSTAGQSVFDVAKSFQSNIGINGVILTKFDSGVRGGAALSLRYATGSSVKFIGTGEHLEDIDVFDAKRVAGQILGMGDIVKLVEKARAAISEKEAQEMLQKVIENNFDYNDFLKQIDATTKMGGISKMTSMIPGMANVDNELISREEQKFVKYKAIIQSMTKKERLALFPLNNSRKMRIANGSGQSIYDVNQLIKQFTMMKNMMGSTKKMNKLAKSLEGIGMSIEDLNKLM; from the coding sequence ATGTTTGATAATTTAACAAAATCTATATCTAACGTGTTCTCCAAATTACGCGATAAAAAAGTATTATCTGAGAAAGATATAGAAGATACCCTCATAGGCATTAAAGAAGCTCTATTATCAGCAGACGTATCTCTAGAAGCAGCTGATAAATTTTTGGAAGAAGCAAAAAAAAGAGCTATAGGTAAAGAAAGATTAGAAAATGTAGACCCCGCTAATCAATTCGTAGCCGATGTACATGATACATTAGTTTCTATGATAGGCGAAGGTGAAAGCGGTCTTAAATTAGAACCAGTAGAAAAAACAACAGTTACACTTCTATTCGGTTTGCAAGGTTCTGGTAAAACAACAACTTCTGCTAAATTAGCAAAATACTATAAAGATAAAAGAAGAGTCTTTCTTGTTGGTCTTGACGTACACAGACCTGCAGCTATGGAGCAATTAGCAGTATTAGCTAAAGAGGTTGGTGTTCCTTGTCATATAGATACAAAAGAGAAAAAGCCTTATAAGATATTAAAAAGAGCTATGTCTATTGCTAAAAAAGAGCAGTACAATATGATTATTGTAGATACTGCAGGACGTTTAGAGATAGATGAAGAGATGATGCTTGAGCTTAGAAGAGTTGTTAATTCTGTTGATGTTACAGAAAAATTACTCGTTGTTGACTCTACAGCAGGTCAAAGTGTATTTGATGTTGCTAAAAGTTTTCAAAGCAATATTGGCATAAATGGTGTAATACTTACTAAATTCGATTCTGGTGTTAGAGGCGGTGCTGCTTTATCACTTCGTTATGCAACAGGTTCTTCAGTTAAATTTATAGGTACTGGTGAACATTTAGAAGATATAGATGTATTTGATGCCAAAAGAGTTGCAGGTCAAATACTTGGCATGGGTGATATAGTAAAACTTGTTGAGAAGGCTCGTGCTGCTATAAGTGAAAAAGAAGCTCAGGAAATGCTTCAAAAAGTTATAGAAAATAATTTCGATTATAATGACTTTTTGAAACAAATTGATGCTACAACTAAAATGGGCGGTATATCTAAAATGACTTCTATGATACCAGGAATGGCTAATGTAGATAATGAATTAATAAGCAGAGAAGAGCAGAAGTTTGTAAAATATAAAGCTATTATACAATCGATGACTAAAAAAGAGCGTTTGGCATTATTTCCTTTGAACAATTCAAGAAAGATGCGTATAGCTAATGGTAGTGGTCAGAGTATTTATGATGTAAATCAGTTGATAAAACAATTTACAATGATGAAAAATATGATGGGCAGTACTAAAAAAATGAATAAATTGGCAAAATCCCTAGAGGGCATAGGTATGTCTATAGAAGATTTAAATAAATTAATGTAA
- a CDS encoding radical SAM protein produces MSRTIVDDIVWWIPIKKIRDKARTKLYSKFFPDNNNITYEQLKRVTPQDFLYLVEINLAEHCNLHCFSCNHFSQLAKERYVSIESFENDIKRLYEITNGRIYQLMLLGGEPLLNKNINEYIKIIRKYFSNNAISIYTNGIMLLKKDEEFWNVCKENKIQIIVTVYDINIDIDAIEKKAKEYNIIFVTS; encoded by the coding sequence ATGAGCAGAACTATAGTAGATGATATAGTATGGTGGATACCTATAAAAAAAATTAGAGATAAGGCTAGAACAAAATTATATTCAAAATTTTTTCCAGATAATAATAATATTACTTATGAGCAGTTAAAAAGAGTGACACCTCAAGATTTTTTGTATCTTGTAGAAATTAATTTAGCAGAGCATTGTAATTTGCACTGCTTTAGTTGTAATCATTTCTCTCAGCTTGCTAAAGAAAGATATGTGTCTATAGAAAGTTTTGAAAATGATATAAAGCGTCTTTATGAAATTACTAATGGAAGAATATATCAGCTTATGTTGTTGGGTGGTGAGCCATTGCTTAATAAAAATATCAATGAGTATATTAAGATAATTAGGAAATACTTTAGTAATAATGCAATATCAATATATACCAATGGGATTATGCTTTTAAAAAAAGATGAAGAATTTTGGAATGTTTGTAAAGAGAATAAAATTCAAATTATAGTAACAGTTTATGATATAAATATAGATATAGATGCTATAGAGAAAAAAGCAAAAGAATATAATATAATATTTGTAACTAGTTGA
- the hslV gene encoding ATP-dependent protease subunit HslV produces the protein MFKGTTICAVCRDGVTAIAGDGQVTLGETVMKPNAVKLRKLYGGKVISGFAGSTADAFTLFEKFEKKLQEFSGDLTRAAVELAREWRTDKMLRNLQALIIVASKEKMLLLSGNGDVIESENNILAIGSGGQYAKAAAMALSENTNLSAKEIARKSLEIASQICIYTNSNISLEVIE, from the coding sequence ATGTTTAAAGGCACTACTATATGTGCGGTATGCAGAGATGGTGTTACTGCTATAGCTGGAGACGGACAGGTTACTTTAGGTGAGACTGTGATGAAGCCTAATGCTGTTAAATTAAGAAAATTATACGGTGGTAAGGTAATATCAGGTTTTGCTGGTTCTACTGCCGATGCTTTTACATTGTTTGAAAAGTTTGAAAAGAAGCTTCAGGAGTTTTCGGGTGATTTGACTCGTGCTGCTGTTGAGCTTGCCCGTGAGTGGAGAACTGATAAGATGCTTAGAAATTTACAGGCACTTATTATAGTGGCTAGCAAAGAGAAAATGCTTCTTTTGTCTGGTAATGGTGATGTGATAGAGAGTGAGAATAATATACTTGCTATTGGAAGCGGAGGTCAGTATGCTAAGGCTGCTGCTATGGCTTTGAGTGAAAACACTAATCTTTCTGCTAAAGAGATAGCTAGAAAGTCTTTGGAAATTGCTTCACAAATATGTATATATACCAATAGTAATATTTCTTTGGAGGTAATAGAATAA
- the ybeY gene encoding rRNA maturation RNase YbeY, which produces MKNVNVFNNTDYDINLNIYRYFLSHAVKAANIDGEVNLVFSNDDYIRGLNKQFRNKDKATDVLTFPMGEANEGGDIVISYEWVLDRYSEDKIKMTVIKLIVHSILHLQGIHHNYTEKSLKKNYKRMRELYKKILEHIKGNYNNANKKDIKKDS; this is translated from the coding sequence ATGAAAAATGTTAATGTTTTTAACAATACTGATTATGATATTAATCTCAATATTTATAGATATTTTTTAAGTCATGCTGTAAAAGCTGCTAATATTGATGGTGAAGTAAATCTGGTTTTTTCTAATGATGATTATATAAGAGGATTAAACAAACAATTTAGAAATAAAGATAAAGCAACCGATGTATTAACTTTTCCTATGGGAGAAGCCAATGAAGGTGGGGACATTGTTATTTCTTATGAGTGGGTTTTGGATAGATATAGCGAAGATAAAATAAAGATGACTGTTATAAAATTAATAGTTCATTCTATACTTCATTTGCAAGGTATACATCATAATTATACAGAAAAATCTCTTAAAAAAAATTATAAAAGAATGAGAGAATTATATAAAAAAATACTTGAACATATAAAAGGGAATTATAATAATGCCAATAAAAAAGATATTAAAAAAGATAGTTAA
- a CDS encoding AAA family ATPase: protein MSFDAKLESELTPRRIVEALDQYIIGQTEAKRSVAIALRNRYRRRHLPEELKDEVAPKNIILIGPTGVGKTEIARRLAKLVNAPFIKVEATKYTEVGYVGRDVESMVRDLVNAAIFELKTSMMKEVEKEATDIALDKLAKLLLPSVKKEDNEIISDEEAEKKKNAKEQIKKRIANGDFDESYVEIKISSNQGRMFGIIPGMGFEENDMIQSMVGSIMPQK from the coding sequence ATGTCATTTGATGCGAAATTAGAAAGTGAGCTTACACCTAGAAGAATTGTTGAAGCTTTAGACCAATATATAATAGGTCAAACTGAGGCTAAACGTTCTGTGGCTATAGCTTTAAGAAATAGATATAGAAGACGTCATTTACCTGAGGAGTTAAAAGATGAAGTTGCTCCTAAAAATATTATATTAATAGGACCTACTGGGGTTGGTAAGACTGAGATTGCTAGGAGACTTGCTAAATTAGTTAATGCTCCTTTTATCAAAGTTGAGGCTACTAAATATACTGAAGTTGGATATGTGGGAAGAGATGTTGAGAGCATGGTTAGAGATTTAGTTAATGCGGCTATATTTGAGCTTAAAACTTCTATGATGAAAGAGGTTGAAAAAGAGGCTACTGATATTGCTTTGGATAAACTTGCTAAACTTTTACTTCCATCTGTAAAAAAAGAAGATAATGAAATAATATCTGATGAAGAGGCTGAAAAGAAAAAGAATGCCAAAGAACAAATAAAAAAACGCATAGCCAATGGGGACTTTGATGAGAGCTATGTTGAAATAAAAATATCATCTAATCAGGGCAGAATGTTTGGTATCATACCTGGAATGGGATTTGAAGAAAATGATATGATTCAGTCTATGGTTGGAAGCATTATGCCTCAAAAATAA
- the tlyC gene encoding hemolysin C encodes MPIKKILKKIVKKNKDNYNDKSHYINLSLLTEEEREIVINTIELKSKNVKDIMIPRVDVNMLHIDTSYEKVIKAFNRDRNSRIPVYKDGIDDIVGVLYVKDLVDIDEKTFNLKKIIHKPFFVPISISLMELLKNFRTKQIHIAMVVDEYGGFSGIVSMEDVLEEIVGDIRDEFDEDDDEEVKSNDDGSFLVDARMRIEEINKYGIIPDIPDDDADTVGGFLFSYLGRLPKRNEAIKYNGYSFTVVGKSGNIVTKIRIEKLNNTNEEAEEENKEDEDNIENDDI; translated from the coding sequence ATGCCAATAAAAAAGATATTAAAAAAGATAGTTAAAAAAAATAAAGATAATTATAACGATAAAAGTCATTATATTAATTTAAGTTTATTAACAGAAGAAGAAAGAGAGATTGTAATAAATACTATTGAGCTTAAAAGCAAAAATGTAAAAGATATAATGATACCGAGAGTTGATGTAAATATGCTTCATATAGATACAAGCTATGAGAAGGTAATTAAAGCTTTTAACAGAGATAGAAACTCTAGGATACCTGTTTATAAAGATGGTATAGATGATATTGTAGGTGTGCTTTATGTTAAAGATTTGGTTGATATAGATGAAAAAACTTTTAATCTAAAAAAGATAATACACAAGCCTTTTTTTGTCCCTATATCTATTTCGCTTATGGAGCTTTTGAAGAATTTTAGAACTAAGCAGATTCATATTGCTATGGTTGTCGATGAGTATGGCGGATTTTCTGGTATTGTGAGTATGGAAGATGTACTTGAGGAGATTGTTGGAGATATTAGAGATGAGTTTGATGAAGATGATGATGAGGAAGTGAAGAGTAATGATGACGGAAGTTTTTTAGTTGATGCTAGAATGAGAATAGAAGAGATTAATAAATATGGAATAATTCCTGATATACCAGATGATGATGCTGATACTGTGGGAGGATTTTTATTTTCTTATCTTGGAAGGCTTCCAAAGAGAAATGAGGCTATTAAATATAATGGTTATTCTTTTACTGTTGTTGGAAAGAGCGGAAATATTGTTACAAAGATTAGAATAGAAAAACTAAATAATACTAATGAAGAGGCAGAAGAAGAAAATAAAGAAGATGAAGATAATATAGAAAATGATGATATATAA
- the clpP gene encoding ATP-dependent Clp endopeptidase proteolytic subunit ClpP: MYKFDRVDKKYIEKSYMTIPYVIEQTSRGERSYDIYSRLLKDRIIFLGGEINDDVANVVIAQLLFLESADPEKDISLYINSPGGVVTAALGMYDTMQYVKPDVATLCVGQAASAGALLLAGGASGKRFATVNSRIMIHQPSGGSRGMVTDMEIQLRETIRLKAILNDIFVKHTGQELKKLEADMDRDYFMSAEEAKEYGIIDKVFSSRE; encoded by the coding sequence ATGTATAAATTTGATAGAGTTGATAAAAAATATATAGAAAAAAGTTATATGACTATACCTTATGTTATAGAACAAACAAGCAGAGGCGAACGTTCTTATGACATTTACTCAAGACTTTTAAAAGATAGAATTATATTCTTGGGCGGAGAGATTAATGATGATGTTGCCAATGTTGTAATAGCTCAGTTGTTATTTTTGGAATCTGCTGACCCTGAAAAAGACATTTCTTTATATATAAATAGCCCAGGAGGAGTTGTTACTGCTGCTTTGGGTATGTATGACACTATGCAATATGTAAAGCCTGATGTTGCTACTTTATGTGTTGGTCAGGCTGCTTCTGCAGGTGCTTTGCTTCTTGCAGGCGGTGCTAGCGGCAAAAGATTTGCTACTGTAAACTCAAGAATTATGATACACCAACCTTCAGGCGGTTCCAGAGGTATGGTTACTGATATGGAAATACAATTAAGAGAAACTATCAGACTAAAAGCTATATTAAATGATATATTTGTTAAGCATACTGGTCAGGAACTTAAAAAACTTGAAGCTGATATGGATAGAGACTATTTCATGAGTGCTGAAGAAGCTAAAGAATACGGCATTATAGATAAAGTTTTCTCAAGCAGAGAGTAA
- the rpsP gene encoding 30S ribosomal protein S16 — MVKLRLKRIGRKHEPHYRVVATDSRFPRDGRFIEELGWFNPKAKDVLYKLDLENIKKWLSNGAQPTYAVKSILIKEGLMEKDKGAPLDRKQRRALKNPEKRRKNRTQAKPEVTTEESNTEA, encoded by the coding sequence GTGGTAAAATTAAGATTAAAACGTATAGGTCGCAAACATGAACCTCATTATCGTGTAGTGGCAACAGATTCTCGTTTTCCACGCGATGGTCGTTTTATAGAGGAGTTGGGTTGGTTTAATCCTAAGGCTAAAGATGTTTTATACAAATTAGATTTAGAGAACATAAAGAAATGGCTCTCTAATGGTGCACAGCCTACTTATGCAGTTAAAAGCATTCTTATAAAAGAAGGTCTAATGGAAAAAGATAAAGGCGCACCGCTTGACAGAAAGCAAAGAAGAGCATTAAAAAATCCTGAGAAAAGACGTAAGAATCGTACACAAGCTAAGCCGGAAGTAACAACAGAAGAAAGTAACACTGAGGCTTAA
- a CDS encoding trigger factor, translated as MEIKDFNFETSTDDKDLVTLKVVVSKDAYNKELEKQIEYYKPKVNIKGFRIGHAPNNIILSRYREGLESATNEVMIENVWNTYSDEKNAKCIATPKLSYMENKDDGLHLTYEYYPLPEIALPELSSISLEKNKYNIDDEAIEKAYKLSLQRFSPFEESELKSELGDKVYVKIEFDDEENKKYNKELTLIATDNENETIFAKNAVDVKKGDKKLLTTFVNGREATLIMEVLKVEKPNIKDDSKEEEVKKVKEGLKDHLAKRAEARADSELINDSIFNKMLELVKVDIPKGYYEMELNRALEDFERQVSGNGMTKTDFLISVGKKEDDIKKEYEENVKKQISFDLIMAKLADVYKDSLNINEDKAKEYANRLYQYQSYLGLSKRPKEEQQDIINHIMKEAENRAVSEAILDYIKEHINITEKDAGRFVANENDLWAGY; from the coding sequence ATGGAAATTAAAGATTTTAACTTCGAAACTTCTACAGATGATAAGGATTTAGTTACTCTAAAGGTTGTTGTTTCTAAAGATGCTTATAATAAAGAATTAGAAAAACAAATTGAATATTATAAACCTAAAGTTAATATTAAAGGTTTTAGAATTGGTCATGCTCCTAATAATATTATACTTTCTAGATATAGAGAAGGTTTGGAATCTGCTACTAATGAAGTGATGATTGAAAATGTTTGGAATACTTATAGCGATGAAAAAAATGCTAAATGTATCGCTACTCCTAAATTATCATATATGGAAAATAAAGATGATGGTCTTCATCTTACTTATGAATACTATCCTCTTCCTGAGATTGCTTTGCCTGAACTTTCATCTATCTCTTTAGAGAAAAATAAATATAATATAGATGATGAGGCTATAGAAAAAGCATATAAATTATCTTTACAGAGATTTTCTCCTTTTGAAGAGAGCGAATTAAAATCTGAACTCGGCGATAAAGTATATGTAAAAATTGAGTTTGATGATGAAGAAAACAAAAAATATAATAAAGAATTAACTCTTATAGCTACAGATAATGAAAATGAAACTATATTTGCTAAAAATGCTGTAGATGTTAAAAAAGGTGATAAAAAACTTTTAACTACTTTTGTTAATGGCAGAGAAGCTACTTTAATCATGGAAGTTTTAAAAGTAGAAAAACCAAATATTAAAGATGATTCAAAAGAAGAAGAAGTAAAAAAAGTAAAAGAAGGATTAAAAGATCATTTAGCTAAAAGAGCTGAAGCTAGAGCGGATTCTGAGCTTATAAATGATTCTATATTTAATAAAATGTTAGAACTTGTAAAAGTAGATATACCTAAAGGCTATTATGAAATGGAATTAAATAGAGCTTTAGAAGACTTTGAAAGACAAGTTTCTGGAAACGGAATGACTAAAACAGACTTCCTAATTTCTGTTGGTAAAAAAGAAGATGATATTAAAAAAGAATATGAAGAGAATGTAAAAAAACAAATTAGTTTTGACTTGATTATGGCTAAACTTGCTGATGTTTATAAAGATTCTCTTAACATAAATGAAGATAAAGCTAAAGAATATGCTAACAGACTTTATCAATATCAAAGCTATTTAGGATTATCAAAAAGACCTAAAGAAGAGCAGCAAGACATTATTAATCATATAATGAAAGAGGCAGAAAACAGAGCTGTATCAGAAGCTATATTAGATTATATAAAAGAGCATATTAATATTACAGAAAAAGATGCTGGAAGATTTGTTGCTAATGAAAATGATCTTTGGGCTGGTTATTAA
- the rimM gene encoding ribosome maturation factor RimM (Essential for efficient processing of 16S rRNA), producing the protein MKIFYSTITSVHGLNGEVECTFIDKSYFASLPILNNNTNIYIDNQEYKIINIKKKNKSFVFKLEKIDSIDDAKALIGKDIYIDYENLPSLDDNSFYEAEIIGYNVIDSNGKLYGKVVDLYSLPSNYVFVISLEDSKEEVSIPFVGAYFGKIDKTNRVLEIIEKPIVDEE; encoded by the coding sequence TTGAAGATTTTTTATTCAACTATCACTAGTGTGCATGGCTTAAATGGAGAGGTGGAGTGTACTTTTATTGATAAAAGTTATTTTGCCTCTCTTCCTATTTTAAATAATAATACTAATATATATATTGATAATCAAGAATATAAAATAATAAACATCAAGAAAAAAAATAAATCTTTTGTTTTCAAATTAGAAAAAATAGACAGTATCGATGATGCCAAAGCTCTAATAGGAAAAGATATTTATATTGACTATGAGAATCTTCCTTCTTTAGATGATAATAGTTTTTATGAGGCTGAAATTATAGGCTATAATGTAATAGATTCTAATGGTAAGCTTTATGGAAAGGTAGTAGATTTATATTCTTTGCCTTCTAATTATGTTTTTGTTATTTCTTTAGAAGATAGTAAAGAGGAAGTTTCTATACCGTTTGTTGGGGCTTATTTTGGTAAAATAGATAAGACTAATAGAGTTTTAGAGATTATAGAGAAACCTATAGTTGATGAAGAGTGA
- a CDS encoding KH domain-containing protein encodes MTEEKELIEYLAKKLVDEPDGVSVKVIEGEKSTILELKVNQSDIGKIIGKRGRIAHALRTILFAASMKSGKRVMLEIIDN; translated from the coding sequence ATGACGGAAGAAAAAGAGCTTATTGAGTACCTAGCTAAAAAGCTAGTTGATGAGCCTGATGGGGTTAGTGTTAAAGTAATCGAAGGTGAAAAAAGTACTATTCTCGAACTAAAGGTTAATCAAAGCGACATAGGTAAAATAATAGGTAAGAGAGGTCGTATAGCTCATGCTTTACGAACTATTCTTTTTGCTGCTTCTATGAAAAGCGGTAAACGTGTTATGCTTGAGATTATTGACAATTGA
- a CDS encoding PhoH family protein → MYISNTEISLEKVINISDNIFKERESSLINMRIKLPYLGRNIEMKTISQGEYLEKMIFNDIVFSTGAAGTGKTFLSVAYGISLLAENKIERMIITRPVVEAGESLGYLPGDFKEKISPYMRPVYDALYSLLSSDIILKYTEENKIEVAPLAYMRGRTLSRAFIILDEAQNTTVAQMKMFLSRIGEKSKAVITGDITQSDLPKNVKSGLEHSIKILKNIEGIAFHHFDKKDVIRHRLVSKILEAYDNADNTNV, encoded by the coding sequence ATGTATATTTCTAATACCGAAATTTCTTTAGAAAAGGTTATTAATATATCTGATAATATATTTAAAGAGCGTGAGAGTTCTTTAATTAATATGCGTATAAAGCTGCCTTATCTTGGAAGAAACATAGAGATGAAAACCATTTCTCAGGGTGAATATTTAGAGAAGATGATTTTTAATGATATAGTTTTTTCTACAGGTGCTGCTGGTACGGGTAAAACATTTTTATCTGTTGCCTATGGTATAAGTTTGCTTGCAGAAAATAAGATTGAGCGTATGATAATAACAAGACCTGTTGTTGAGGCGGGTGAGAGTTTAGGATATTTACCTGGTGATTTTAAAGAAAAGATTTCTCCGTATATGAGACCTGTATATGACGCCTTGTATAGTCTTTTGTCTAGTGATATAATATTAAAATACACAGAAGAGAACAAAATAGAAGTAGCTCCTTTAGCTTATATGAGAGGAAGAACTTTAAGCAGGGCTTTTATAATACTTGATGAGGCACAGAACACTACAGTTGCTCAGATGAAGATGTTTTTAAGTAGGATTGGTGAAAAGTCTAAGGCTGTTATTACTGGGGATATTACTCAAAGTGATTTGCCTAAGAATGTAAAATCTGGTTTGGAGCATTCTATTAAAATATTAAAAAATATAGAAGGCATAGCTTTTCATCATTTTGATAAAAAAGATGTGATAAGGCATAGGTTAGTTTCTAAAATATTAGAAGCCTATGATAATGCTGATAATACAAATGTGTAA